In Stenotrophomonas sp. ESTM1D_MKCIP4_1, a single genomic region encodes these proteins:
- a CDS encoding HAMP domain-containing sensor histidine kinase yields MKRPRKPGPLYRRVLVWLLGYLALISLAVFSVGNYVHEHAEHAAWRALLNSELDSIIEHAEHDPQYHWQDSDTLSLYRFEEANMPATLRALHPGLHDGVMVGERETAVMVRDTTALGRVALALDITDFHDLEQFATRWVMLAGIIMVFVTVLMASFGMERVVRPLSLLAQHIGALRPGEQGQRIDVDPRGSSELHTIADALNDYLDRNEQFVERERVFISTASHELRTPIAVITGAAELALEQPGLPERAHQQMQRVLRTAQGVEQLIELLLVLARDPARLAARAERIALEQLLPEIVDDHRHLLGDKDLSIGIQAATVDIVAPLAVVQAAIGNLLRNAIENSGRGHIELRLSAQAVLTLQDPGHGMAPEEIAAIHARMARGERADRGGIGLDLIARLCEHLGWTLQLQPVQPRGTLATLDFGASRPG; encoded by the coding sequence ATGAAGAGACCGCGTAAACCGGGCCCGCTGTACCGGCGCGTGCTGGTGTGGCTGCTGGGGTACCTGGCGCTGATCTCGCTGGCGGTGTTCAGCGTGGGCAACTACGTGCACGAACATGCAGAGCACGCCGCGTGGCGCGCGCTGCTCAATTCCGAACTGGACAGCATCATCGAGCACGCCGAGCACGACCCGCAGTACCACTGGCAGGATTCGGACACCCTCAGCCTGTACCGCTTCGAGGAAGCGAACATGCCTGCGACCCTGCGCGCGCTGCACCCCGGGCTGCATGACGGAGTCATGGTCGGCGAGCGCGAGACGGCGGTGATGGTGCGCGATACCACCGCGCTGGGGCGGGTAGCGCTCGCCCTGGACATCACCGATTTCCACGACCTGGAACAGTTCGCGACGCGCTGGGTGATGCTGGCCGGCATCATCATGGTGTTCGTCACCGTGCTGATGGCGTCCTTCGGCATGGAACGGGTGGTGCGCCCGCTCAGCCTGCTGGCCCAGCACATCGGCGCATTGCGGCCCGGCGAACAGGGACAGCGCATCGACGTCGATCCCCGTGGCAGTTCCGAACTGCACACGATTGCCGACGCGCTCAACGATTATCTGGACCGCAACGAACAGTTCGTCGAGCGTGAGCGGGTGTTCATCAGTACCGCCAGCCACGAGCTGCGCACGCCGATCGCGGTGATCACCGGGGCGGCCGAACTGGCGCTGGAACAGCCGGGGCTGCCCGAGCGTGCGCACCAGCAGATGCAGCGCGTGCTGCGCACGGCGCAGGGTGTGGAGCAGCTGATCGAGCTGCTGCTGGTACTGGCCCGCGACCCTGCACGGCTGGCCGCGCGCGCCGAGCGGATCGCGCTGGAACAGCTGCTGCCGGAAATCGTCGACGATCACCGCCACCTGCTGGGTGACAAAGACCTGAGCATCGGCATCCAGGCGGCGACGGTGGATATCGTGGCACCACTGGCGGTGGTGCAGGCCGCCATCGGCAACCTGCTGCGCAATGCCATCGAGAACAGTGGCCGTGGCCACATCGAGCTGCGGTTGAGCGCGCAGGCCGTGCTGACCCTGCAGGATCCCGGTCATGGCATGGCCCCGGAGGAAATCGCGGCCATCCATGCCCGCATGGCCCGGGGTGAACGCGCCGACCGCGGCGGTATCGGCCTGGACCTGATCGCCCGCCTGTGCGAACACCTCGGCTGGACCCTGCAGCTGCAGCCCGTGCAGCCGCGCGGCACCCTGGCCACCCTCGACTTCGGCGCCTCGCGCCCCGGCTGA
- a CDS encoding pirin family protein — protein sequence MSLPEPVRVQRTIRGMPTSDGAGVRLTRVIGGPSLPDLDPFLLLDEFGTDRAEDYIAGFPEHPHRGFETVTYMLDGRMRHRDNHGNEGLLTPGSVQWMTAGRGLVHSEMPEQESGQMRGFQLWVNLPARDKMTDPKYQEFAPERIPVVQPAAGVEVKVIAGTVDGTAGPIAQPATDPLYLDIRLDADRAWTYTLPEGHNAFAYVFEGGVTVGEQDAARDVARQELAVLGGGEQLHLSAGSEGARLILVAGRPLREPVMRHGPFVMNTRQELMQAFVDFQEGRF from the coding sequence ATGAGCCTTCCCGAACCGGTACGCGTGCAGCGCACCATCCGTGGCATGCCCACCTCCGACGGTGCGGGCGTGCGCCTGACCCGCGTCATCGGTGGCCCGTCGCTGCCTGACCTGGACCCCTTCCTGCTGCTGGATGAGTTCGGTACCGACCGCGCCGAGGACTACATCGCCGGCTTCCCGGAACATCCGCACCGTGGTTTCGAGACCGTTACCTACATGCTCGACGGGCGCATGCGCCACCGTGACAACCACGGCAACGAAGGCCTGCTGACCCCGGGCAGCGTGCAGTGGATGACGGCGGGCCGCGGCCTGGTCCATTCGGAGATGCCGGAGCAGGAAAGCGGCCAGATGCGCGGCTTCCAGCTGTGGGTGAACCTGCCGGCGCGGGACAAGATGACCGACCCGAAGTACCAGGAATTCGCGCCCGAGCGCATTCCGGTGGTGCAGCCGGCGGCGGGCGTGGAGGTGAAGGTGATTGCCGGTACCGTCGATGGCACGGCCGGCCCGATCGCCCAGCCCGCCACCGATCCGTTGTATCTGGACATCCGCCTGGACGCCGACCGCGCCTGGACGTACACGCTGCCGGAAGGGCACAACGCGTTCGCCTACGTCTTCGAGGGCGGGGTGACGGTGGGCGAGCAGGACGCCGCGCGTGACGTGGCGCGCCAGGAACTGGCGGTGCTGGGCGGCGGTGAGCAGCTGCACCTGTCGGCCGGAAGCGAAGGCGCGCGGTTGATCCTGGTGGCAGGCCGCCCGCTGCGCGAGCCGGTCATGCGCCACGGCCCGTTCGTGATGAACACGCGGCAGGAGCTGATGCAGGCCTTCGTCGATTTCCAGGAAGGCCGGTTCTGA
- a CDS encoding glycosyltransferase family 39 protein — protein MPVALPRRWFLPLLWLLMIVSLGAGIGMRQPQPPDEPRFVLAARTMVESGQWLLPHRGSELYAEKPPVFMWLQAVAHQVVGSWQWSFLLPSLLAALLSLWLVSDLARRLWSPRHSLYAMAALFCTLQFGLMAKRAQIDMVLVGMTTVALWGLLRHLGERRNLPALWLAGFAAGLGTVTKGVGFLPVLMVLPWFGWWLYQRRRGQAMPGPHPATLLWLLPAFLLGVAVWLAPLGWALLHEPSASLQSYAHELLFKQTGTRYANAWHHRQPAWYYLQVILTLWLPGSLLLPLLFKPWWRRLRRGDRRQWLLLGWALLVLLFFTASPGKREVYVLPMLPAMALAVAPLLPGLLRRLCVRRYLFGYSLLLMLATGTLGVMMMTDSHWAQAQLARRAMPDSLLPVLGNGLLVFAIAVATLAVWLRVRRAATLVLLTHGLLWMLYGLLLMPTLDPYASASALMHRVGQRIGPDAELALVAWREQNLLQADRPVREFGFKRPWAEQWHDAGPWLAQAPEKRWVLVLDKAMSPCVDPAQVIDIGMANRNRWQLLPGSAWDASCHAERAGASEEED, from the coding sequence GTGCCCGTAGCCCTGCCCCGCCGCTGGTTCCTGCCCCTGTTGTGGCTGCTGATGATCGTCTCGCTGGGGGCGGGCATCGGCATGCGCCAGCCGCAGCCGCCGGATGAACCCCGCTTCGTGCTGGCCGCGCGCACCATGGTCGAAAGCGGGCAGTGGCTGCTGCCCCACCGCGGCAGCGAGCTCTACGCGGAAAAGCCGCCGGTCTTCATGTGGCTGCAGGCGGTGGCGCACCAGGTGGTCGGCAGCTGGCAATGGTCCTTCCTGCTGCCTTCCCTGCTGGCCGCCCTGCTGAGCCTGTGGCTGGTGTCCGACCTTGCCCGCCGGCTGTGGTCGCCACGGCATTCGCTGTACGCGATGGCGGCGCTGTTCTGCACGCTGCAGTTCGGCCTGATGGCCAAGCGCGCGCAGATCGACATGGTGCTGGTGGGGATGACCACCGTGGCCCTGTGGGGCCTGCTGCGCCACCTGGGTGAACGCCGCAATCTGCCAGCGCTGTGGCTGGCCGGCTTCGCTGCCGGCCTGGGCACGGTCACCAAGGGCGTGGGCTTCCTGCCGGTGCTGATGGTGTTGCCGTGGTTCGGCTGGTGGCTGTACCAGCGCCGCCGCGGGCAGGCCATGCCCGGCCCGCACCCGGCCACCCTGCTGTGGCTGCTGCCGGCCTTCCTGCTGGGCGTGGCGGTGTGGCTGGCGCCACTGGGCTGGGCCCTGCTGCACGAGCCCAGTGCATCGCTGCAGTCCTACGCGCACGAACTGCTGTTCAAGCAGACCGGCACCCGCTACGCCAACGCCTGGCACCACCGGCAGCCGGCCTGGTACTACCTGCAGGTGATCCTCACCCTGTGGCTGCCCGGCAGCCTGCTGCTGCCGCTGCTGTTCAAGCCGTGGTGGCGCCGCCTGCGCCGTGGTGACCGCCGGCAGTGGCTGCTGCTGGGCTGGGCGCTGCTGGTGCTGCTGTTCTTCACCGCCAGCCCGGGCAAGCGCGAGGTGTACGTGCTGCCGATGCTGCCGGCGATGGCGCTGGCCGTGGCCCCGCTGCTGCCGGGCCTGCTGCGCCGCCTGTGCGTGCGCCGTTACCTGTTCGGCTACAGCCTGCTGCTGATGCTGGCCACCGGCACGCTCGGGGTGATGATGATGACCGACAGCCACTGGGCACAGGCGCAGCTGGCACGGCGGGCGATGCCGGATTCGCTGCTGCCGGTGCTGGGCAATGGCCTGCTGGTCTTCGCCATTGCCGTGGCCACGCTGGCGGTCTGGCTGCGCGTGCGCCGTGCGGCCACGCTGGTGCTGCTCACCCACGGCCTGCTGTGGATGCTGTACGGGCTGCTGCTGATGCCGACGCTGGACCCCTACGCGTCGGCCTCAGCGCTGATGCACCGGGTCGGCCAGCGGATCGGACCGGATGCCGAACTGGCCTTGGTGGCCTGGCGCGAACAGAACCTGCTGCAGGCCGACCGCCCGGTGCGCGAATTCGGCTTCAAGCGTCCCTGGGCCGAGCAGTGGCACGATGCCGGCCCCTGGCTGGCGCAGGCCCCGGAAAAACGCTGGGTGCTGGTGCTGGACAAGGCGATGAGCCCCTGTGTGGATCCGGCGCAGGTGATCGACATCGGCATGGCCAACCGCAACCGGTGGCAGCTGCTGCCGGGCAGTGCCTGGGATGCAAGCTGCCATGCCGAACGTGCGGGTGCATCGGAAGAAGAAGACTGA
- a CDS encoding response regulator transcription factor, producing the protein MRLLVIEDNRQLVANLFDYFESRGHVLDVAPDGITGLHLAASHPYDAVILDWMLPRMEGPEVLRRLRAEQGSEVPVIMLTARDELPDKIAGFRAGADDYLTKPFALPELEVRLEALLLRAQGRNPRKRLQVADLVLDLATLEAQRGGQALHLYPACRKLLEVLMRASPGAVTRQQLEFALWGDEPPDGDLLRSHVYELRRSVDGPFNDKLIHTLPRVGYRLAASGSAGSGTDEETA; encoded by the coding sequence ATGCGCTTGTTGGTGATCGAGGACAACCGCCAGCTGGTGGCCAACCTGTTCGACTATTTCGAGTCGCGCGGGCACGTGCTGGACGTGGCCCCCGATGGCATCACCGGCCTGCACCTGGCCGCCAGCCACCCCTATGACGCGGTCATTCTGGACTGGATGCTGCCGCGTATGGAGGGGCCGGAAGTGCTGCGCCGCCTGCGTGCGGAGCAGGGCTCGGAAGTGCCGGTGATCATGCTGACCGCCCGCGACGAGCTGCCGGACAAGATTGCCGGGTTCCGTGCCGGCGCCGATGACTACCTGACCAAGCCCTTCGCCCTGCCCGAACTGGAGGTGCGGCTGGAGGCTCTGCTGCTGCGCGCACAAGGGCGCAACCCGCGCAAGCGCCTGCAGGTGGCCGACCTGGTGCTGGACCTGGCCACCCTGGAAGCCCAGCGTGGCGGCCAGGCGCTGCACCTGTACCCGGCCTGCCGCAAGCTGCTGGAGGTGCTGATGCGGGCCAGCCCCGGCGCGGTGACCCGCCAGCAGCTGGAATTCGCCCTGTGGGGCGACGAGCCGCCGGATGGCGACCTGCTGCGTTCACACGTCTACGAACTGCGCCGCAGCGTGGATGGCCCCTTCAACGACAAGCTGATCCATACCCTGCCGCGCGTGGGCTACCGGTTGGCGGCCAGCGGCAGTGCAGGCAGTGGAACCGATGAAGAGACCGCGTAA
- a CDS encoding DUF3103 family protein, translated as MFRASALLALMLGAGSALAQASLQARPADVQAITDASARDVAALIAQPGFTDAARSALRSAPERGVPLQQVLAGFDPQARTLASSSLARQESQLRLRKGLPGQGPALLQLRAYVPDGMSLDAIAPRSLWVASLPRGNDRDWTTLTAYDAQGRAHVLDAQQAPDFPVLIVDVDTRRAVAEGMALVNAGLRERGLQSPERIRIAADGASASLDITRLDRIRLADDQEPWALGAAEVFAVVSGLQIDNAAPEMVTVDMPYLDYEDTDYTPQQALVIWGNYRFNAANVQLFEDDGDTNYQELLVALTSGVKTALGVFAPEYAVIADIAGAVLNAMPSSWFANDIDYLDSFYLLQRGQAYTDRMGAANNAKVTLTPITLVE; from the coding sequence ATGTTTCGTGCGTCGGCGCTGCTGGCGCTGATGCTGGGTGCAGGATCGGCGCTGGCACAGGCGTCGCTGCAGGCGCGGCCGGCCGATGTGCAGGCGATCACCGATGCCAGCGCGCGTGACGTTGCCGCGCTGATCGCGCAACCGGGCTTCACCGATGCCGCACGGTCGGCACTGCGGTCAGCGCCGGAACGCGGCGTGCCGCTGCAGCAGGTGCTGGCGGGCTTCGATCCGCAGGCGCGTACCTTGGCCAGCAGCAGCCTGGCCCGGCAGGAGAGCCAGCTGCGGCTGCGCAAGGGCCTGCCCGGGCAGGGGCCCGCGCTGCTGCAGCTGCGTGCCTATGTTCCCGACGGCATGTCGTTGGATGCCATCGCGCCGCGTTCGCTGTGGGTGGCCAGCCTGCCACGTGGCAATGACCGCGACTGGACCACGCTGACCGCCTATGACGCACAGGGGCGCGCACACGTGCTGGATGCACAGCAGGCGCCGGACTTCCCGGTGCTGATCGTCGATGTCGATACCCGCCGCGCGGTGGCCGAGGGCATGGCCCTGGTCAACGCCGGGCTGCGTGAACGTGGTCTGCAGTCCCCCGAGCGCATCCGCATTGCCGCCGATGGCGCCAGCGCCTCGTTGGACATCACCCGGCTGGATCGTATCCGCCTGGCCGATGACCAGGAGCCGTGGGCACTGGGGGCGGCGGAGGTGTTCGCGGTTGTGTCCGGCCTGCAGATCGACAACGCTGCGCCGGAAATGGTCACCGTCGACATGCCTTATCTGGATTACGAGGACACCGATTACACCCCGCAGCAGGCGCTGGTGATCTGGGGCAACTATCGGTTCAACGCCGCCAACGTGCAGCTGTTCGAGGATGACGGCGACACCAATTACCAAGAGCTTCTGGTGGCATTGACCAGCGGGGTGAAGACCGCGCTGGGTGTGTTCGCGCCCGAGTATGCGGTCATTGCCGATATTGCCGGTGCCGTCCTCAACGCCATGCCGTCGTCCTGGTTCGCCAACGATATCGACTACCTGGACAGCTTCTATCTGCTGCAGCGTGGACAGGCCTACACCGATCGCATGGGCGCCGCCAACAACGCCAAGGTCACCCTTACGCCCATCACCCTGGTGGAGTAG
- a CDS encoding VOC family protein, whose protein sequence is MQLGAFSVSLSVKDLAASRAFYEALGFVVTGGDAARNWLVLRNGGIVIGLFQGMFEGNLLTFNPGWDQYRQELGDFEDVRELQAALDAQGIELSARTDPDGQGTGYLQLADPDGNVILIDQHVERPKGR, encoded by the coding sequence ATGCAACTGGGTGCCTTCTCGGTCAGTCTGTCAGTGAAGGATCTGGCCGCCTCGCGCGCGTTCTACGAAGCACTGGGCTTCGTGGTGACCGGCGGCGATGCGGCGCGCAACTGGCTGGTGCTGCGCAACGGTGGCATCGTCATCGGGCTGTTCCAGGGCATGTTTGAAGGCAACCTGCTGACCTTCAACCCGGGCTGGGACCAGTACCGGCAGGAACTGGGCGACTTCGAGGATGTGCGCGAACTGCAGGCTGCGCTGGATGCACAGGGCATCGAACTGAGCGCACGCACCGACCCCGACGGCCAGGGAACCGGCTACCTGCAGCTGGCTGACCCGGATGGCAATGTGATCCTGATCGACCAGCACGTGGAACGTCCGAAGGGGCGGTGA
- a CDS encoding phosphatase PAP2 family protein yields the protein MPARPLAPASALTPSWRASRFALTHLLLPVAIGLPLFILLMGFGGDQWLADHLFRLEGGHWALQDAWLTRAVVHKGGKWLSTAAALVAILLCFHHWRRGRDRTLRWALLYVVVAMALGTGVISLLKALVPMDCPWDLLRYGGHEPFIGLLANRPEGMPARACFPAGHASAGYAWLCLYFFALLWRPAWRWVGLWIGLGSGLVFGISQQLRGAHFLSHDVATALICWLLSLALFLITERLLARRTLERPTRQEARA from the coding sequence ATGCCCGCCCGTCCCCTTGCTCCGGCCTCTGCCCTCACCCCTTCCTGGCGCGCGTCACGCTTCGCGCTGACGCACCTGCTGCTGCCCGTGGCCATCGGCCTTCCACTGTTCATCCTGCTGATGGGCTTCGGCGGCGACCAGTGGCTGGCCGATCACCTGTTCCGGCTGGAAGGGGGCCACTGGGCACTGCAGGACGCGTGGCTGACCCGCGCCGTCGTGCACAAAGGCGGCAAGTGGCTGAGCACGGCTGCCGCACTGGTGGCGATCCTGCTGTGCTTCCACCACTGGCGCCGTGGCCGTGACCGCACCCTGCGCTGGGCGCTGCTGTACGTGGTGGTGGCCATGGCGCTGGGCACCGGGGTGATTTCGCTGCTCAAGGCCCTGGTGCCGATGGATTGCCCGTGGGACCTGCTGCGCTACGGGGGCCATGAGCCTTTCATCGGCCTGCTGGCCAACCGCCCCGAAGGCATGCCCGCACGCGCCTGCTTCCCGGCCGGCCATGCCAGCGCCGGCTATGCGTGGCTGTGCCTGTACTTCTTCGCCCTGCTCTGGCGCCCGGCATGGCGCTGGGTGGGGCTGTGGATCGGCCTCGGCAGCGGCCTGGTGTTCGGCATCAGCCAGCAGCTGCGCGGTGCCCATTTTCTTTCGCACGACGTCGCCACGGCCTTGATATGTTGGCTGCTGTCGCTGGCCCTGTTCCTGATCACCGAACGGTTGCTGGCCCGGCGCACGCTGGAACGTCCGACCCGCCAGGAGGCACGTGCATGA
- a CDS encoding carbon starvation CstA family protein → MKGFSKIGWAALALLGAFCLGTVALRRGEHINALWIVVAAVSLYLVAYRFYSLFIANKVMQLDPTRATPAVINNDGLDYVPTNKHVLFGHHFAAIAGAGPLVGPVLAAQMGYLPGLLWLVVGVVLAGAVQDFVVLFLSSRRNGRSLGDLVREEMGQVPGTIALFGAFLIMIIILAVLAMVVVKALAESPWGMFTVIATMPIAILMGVYMRYIRPGKIGEISVVGLILLLAAIWFGGKVAADPTWGPAFTFTGTQITWMLIGYGFVASVLPVWLLLAPRDYLSTFLKIGTIIALAIGILVVMPELKMPALTQFAASGDGPVWKGGMFPFLFITIACGAVSGFHALISSGTTPKLLANEAHMRYIGYGGMLMESFVAVMALVAASIIDPGIYFAMNSPAAVIGADAASAAHFITNTWGFTISPEQLTATAAAIGEPTILHRAGGAPTLAVGIAQILHEAIPSSSDAMMAFWYHFAILFEALFILTAVDAGTRAGRFMLQDLLGNFIPALKKTESWTANIIGTAGCVALWGYLLYTGVVDPFGGIQTLWPLFGISNQMLAGIALMLGTVVLFKMKRDRYAWVTAVPAVWLLICTTYAGFIKIFDSNPAQGFLAQAHKFQAAIASDTITAPAKSVAQMQQIVVNAYVNTGLTSLFLLVVGAVLVYSIKTILAARRNPQRTDRETPYVALKPHEMVDL, encoded by the coding sequence ATGAAAGGGTTTTCCAAAATAGGCTGGGCGGCCCTCGCCCTGCTTGGCGCATTCTGTCTGGGCACCGTGGCCCTGCGCCGCGGTGAACACATCAATGCCTTGTGGATCGTGGTCGCGGCGGTATCGCTGTACCTGGTGGCGTACCGTTTCTACAGCCTGTTCATCGCCAACAAGGTGATGCAGCTCGATCCGACCCGGGCCACCCCGGCGGTGATCAACAACGATGGCCTGGACTACGTCCCGACCAACAAGCATGTGCTGTTCGGCCACCACTTCGCCGCCATCGCCGGCGCAGGCCCGCTGGTCGGCCCGGTGCTCGCCGCACAGATGGGCTACCTGCCCGGCCTGCTGTGGCTGGTGGTGGGTGTGGTGCTGGCCGGTGCGGTGCAGGACTTCGTCGTCCTGTTCCTGTCCAGCCGCCGCAACGGCCGTTCGCTGGGTGACCTCGTTCGTGAGGAAATGGGCCAGGTACCTGGCACGATCGCCCTGTTCGGCGCCTTCCTCATCATGATCATCATCCTGGCCGTGCTGGCGATGGTGGTGGTCAAGGCACTGGCCGAAAGCCCGTGGGGCATGTTCACGGTGATCGCAACGATGCCCATCGCGATCCTGATGGGCGTGTACATGCGCTACATCCGCCCCGGCAAGATCGGCGAGATCTCGGTGGTCGGCCTGATCCTGCTGCTGGCTGCGATCTGGTTCGGCGGCAAGGTAGCGGCCGACCCGACCTGGGGCCCGGCCTTCACCTTCACCGGCACCCAGATCACCTGGATGCTGATCGGCTACGGTTTCGTAGCGTCCGTGCTGCCGGTCTGGCTGCTGCTGGCCCCGCGCGATTACCTGTCCACCTTCCTGAAGATCGGTACGATCATCGCGCTGGCCATCGGCATCCTGGTGGTCATGCCGGAACTGAAGATGCCCGCGCTGACCCAGTTCGCGGCCAGCGGCGACGGCCCGGTGTGGAAGGGCGGGATGTTCCCGTTCCTGTTCATCACCATCGCCTGCGGTGCGGTGTCCGGCTTCCACGCCCTCATCTCCTCCGGCACCACGCCCAAGCTGCTGGCCAATGAAGCGCACATGCGCTACATCGGCTACGGCGGCATGCTGATGGAATCGTTCGTGGCAGTGATGGCACTGGTGGCGGCCTCGATCATCGATCCGGGCATCTACTTCGCGATGAACAGCCCGGCTGCGGTGATCGGTGCCGACGCCGCCTCGGCGGCACACTTCATCACCAACACCTGGGGCTTCACCATCAGCCCGGAACAGCTGACCGCCACGGCGGCGGCCATCGGCGAACCGACCATCCTGCACCGCGCCGGTGGCGCTCCCACGCTGGCGGTGGGCATCGCGCAGATCCTGCACGAAGCCATCCCGAGCAGCAGCGACGCGATGATGGCGTTCTGGTACCACTTCGCGATCCTGTTCGAGGCCTTGTTCATCCTGACCGCCGTCGATGCCGGTACCCGCGCCGGTCGCTTCATGCTGCAGGACCTGCTGGGCAACTTCATCCCGGCACTGAAGAAGACCGAATCGTGGACGGCCAACATCATCGGTACCGCCGGCTGCGTGGCGCTGTGGGGCTACCTGCTGTACACCGGCGTGGTCGATCCGTTCGGCGGCATCCAGACGCTGTGGCCGCTGTTCGGCATTTCCAACCAGATGCTGGCCGGTATCGCGCTGATGCTGGGCACGGTGGTGCTGTTCAAGATGAAGCGTGACCGCTACGCCTGGGTGACCGCGGTTCCGGCGGTGTGGCTGCTGATCTGCACCACCTACGCCGGCTTCATCAAGATTTTCGACAGCAACCCGGCGCAGGGTTTCCTGGCGCAGGCGCACAAGTTCCAGGCCGCCATCGCCAGCGACACCATCACCGCCCCGGCCAAGTCGGTGGCACAGATGCAGCAGATCGTGGTCAATGCCTACGTCAACACCGGCCTGACTTCGCTGTTCCTGCTGGTGGTGGGTGCGGTGCTGGTGTATTCGATCAAGACCATCCTCGCCGCGCGCCGCAACCCGCAGCGCACTGACCGCGAGACCCCGTACGTGGCGCTGAAGCCGCACGAAATGGTGGATCTGTAA
- a CDS encoding DUF819 family protein — protein MPTEPATALITSDIVGLGLIAATLALIFWAASGPTPLLKKVFAWVPALLLCYFIPAIYNTAGVIDGHNTALYNPVARDVLLPAALVLLTLSIDLKGIAKLGPKLLIVFCAGTAGIMLGAIVSFQVMKLIHPETVAGDTWAGMAALAGSWIGGGANMVAMREVFGTDATTFGQFAVVDVACASLWMAILLFLANRAQQIDTRNGADTRAIDEMKARISAYDAQNARIPSMTDLMVIVGVALGGVGLAHAIAAPLAGWFKANVSWASQFSLDSQFVWVILLSTAMGLGLSFTRARRLEAAGASRLGTVFLYFLIACIGMQMNLLSLLDRPWLFLLGAIWMATHVLVLWAVAKLLRAPLFFFAIGSQGNIGAAASAPVVAAAFHPSLAPVGVLLGTVGYATGTGLAYVTGLILKWMANG, from the coding sequence ATGCCGACCGAACCCGCTACTGCCCTGATCACCAGCGACATCGTTGGCCTGGGCCTGATTGCCGCCACCCTTGCCCTGATCTTCTGGGCCGCCAGTGGCCCGACACCCCTGCTGAAGAAGGTCTTCGCCTGGGTGCCCGCGCTGCTGCTGTGCTATTTCATTCCGGCCATCTACAACACGGCCGGTGTCATCGACGGCCACAACACCGCGCTGTACAACCCGGTGGCACGCGACGTGCTGCTGCCGGCGGCGCTGGTCCTGCTGACCCTGTCGATCGACCTGAAGGGCATCGCCAAGCTCGGCCCGAAGCTGTTGATCGTGTTCTGCGCCGGTACCGCCGGCATCATGCTCGGCGCCATCGTGTCGTTCCAGGTGATGAAGCTGATCCACCCCGAAACGGTGGCCGGTGACACCTGGGCGGGCATGGCCGCGCTGGCCGGCAGCTGGATCGGTGGCGGCGCCAACATGGTCGCCATGCGCGAAGTGTTCGGCACAGATGCCACCACGTTCGGCCAGTTCGCCGTGGTGGACGTGGCCTGCGCCAGCCTGTGGATGGCCATCCTGCTGTTCCTGGCCAACCGCGCGCAGCAGATCGACACGCGCAATGGTGCCGACACGCGCGCCATCGATGAGATGAAGGCGCGCATCAGTGCCTACGATGCGCAGAACGCGCGCATTCCCAGCATGACCGACCTGATGGTCATTGTCGGCGTGGCGCTGGGCGGGGTCGGTCTGGCCCATGCCATCGCTGCGCCGCTGGCCGGCTGGTTCAAGGCCAATGTCAGCTGGGCCAGCCAGTTCAGCCTGGACAGCCAGTTCGTATGGGTGATCCTGCTGTCCACAGCCATGGGCCTGGGCCTGAGCTTCACCCGCGCACGCCGCCTGGAAGCGGCCGGTGCTTCGCGGCTGGGTACGGTGTTCCTCTATTTCCTGATTGCCTGCATCGGCATGCAGATGAATCTGCTGTCCCTGCTGGACCGGCCATGGCTGTTCCTGCTGGGGGCGATCTGGATGGCGACCCATGTGCTGGTGCTGTGGGCGGTGGCCAAGCTGCTGCGCGCACCATTGTTCTTCTTCGCCATCGGGTCGCAGGGCAACATCGGTGCGGCGGCCTCGGCACCGGTCGTGGCGGCAGCGTTCCACCCCTCGCTGGCGCCGGTGGGCGTGCTGCTGGGCACGGTGGGGTATGCCACCGGTACCGGCTTGGCCTATGTCACCGGGTTGATCCTGAAGTGGATGGCCAACGGCTGA
- a CDS encoding CstA-like transporter-associated (seleno)protein, whose protein sequence is MSTQLVPVGQYQTHRRIWRRLVQTARLCCGIPDYDNYVRHMLEKHPDQEPMDYKTFFRERQEARYGGRNGGRCC, encoded by the coding sequence ATGAGCACGCAACTGGTTCCCGTCGGCCAGTACCAGACGCATCGCCGCATCTGGCGACGCCTGGTACAGACCGCACGGCTGTGCTGTGGGATTCCTGATTACGACAACTACGTCCGGCACATGCTTGAAAAGCATCCGGACCAGGAACCGATGGACTACAAGACGTTCTTCCGCGAGCGGCAGGAAGCGCGCTACGGCGGTCGCAACGGCGGTCGTTGCTGTTGA